From the genome of Tachypleus tridentatus isolate NWPU-2018 chromosome 6, ASM421037v1, whole genome shotgun sequence:
ATACCACATGTAATAATGGCTATCAGTTTACAGTCATATTATgtacaaatacacacacatattcatgACATCTCTTGGATGAGAGAGTGACATTCGTTTTTGAGGTTGAGAGTCGATTTTTTATGTGACATGAGTATAGCTGTATTCCAGAGAACTAGGTTCCTTCCTTCAGTCTATAGAGGGCAGCCCGAACGTAGTGGATCAGATCAGAAAATGAACTGTGAAGTGTTAGGTGACCACAACTTTTATCAAGTGCACAGAAAAAATCTGAAAGAAGGAAACACttgattataaatgtttgttttcatgtcATCTTTGTGTGATAACATATATTACCAAAGGCACTGAAACAGCACATTTTAGAAAATACACTTGATTGATAGCATCTTATTTTAACAGTGAGTGAGCAACCTGAACAAAGATCTCTTCTTCATCTCGGTGTTCACACACGCCGTGATGTGTGTTGACAACACGATGAAACCGTGTAGCCATTCATGAATACAGCAGGATGTAATTATAACCTCACACTACATGGATTTAACTTTTGAAATCTTTTCTTAACAGATAATTCTGGTTTCAATAAAATATGGGTAGTCTAAAAAATATTAGTTCTGGGGGGTAAGGGGATACATCAAACCTCTTCTTCTACCTCCTTGGCATGTAACAAGGAATATCtaaatatatctcaggatggttggtgaaagtgttaatacccatatcaaccacattaaaatacatttttatttcaactgggtttctcttcatcaagactattgaaatgtattaaaatactacATCTAGTATCAACTGCTCATGAAATTTTGACTACAGTtctctgtttattgttaagcacaaagctatagaatAAGTTATCTGTGCTCACCAATAATATTCAAATCTCATTcttgctataataaaacagaagaacTAAAAGTGACTTAAGGAAGACAATTCCAGTTGGTTAGTCTTCAAAATTACTTGGTACTATGAAACAGAACTACAAGTGGGTCAAGGAAGACAATTCCGTTTGGCTAGTCTTCATAGTTACTTGGTATTATGAAACAGAACTACGAGTGAGTCAAGGAAGACAATTCCAATTGGCTAGTCTTCACAGTTACTTGGTATTATGAAACAGAACTACAAGTGAGTCAAGGAAGACAATTCCATTTGGCTAGTCTTCATAGTTACTTAGTATTATAAAACAGAACAACTACAAGTGAGTCAAAGAAGGCAATTCCAATTGTTTAGTCTTGAGAGTTACTTGGTATTATAAAACAGAACTACGAGTGAGTCAAGGAGGACAATTCCAATTGATTAGTCTTCACAGTTACTTGGTATTATAAAACAGAAGAACTACAAGTGAGTCAAGGAAGACAATTCCAATTGGCTAGTCTTCACAGTTATTTGgtattataaaacaacagaacTACAAGTGAGTCAAGGAAGACAATTCCAATTGGCTAGTCTTCACAGTTACTTGGTATTATAAAACAGAAGAACTACAAGTGAGTCAAGAAAGACAATTACATTTGGCTACTCTTCATAGTTACTTGGTATTATGAAACAGAACTACGAGTGAGTCAAGGAGGACAATTCCAATTGCCTAGTTTTGTGAGTTACTTAGTATTATAAAACAGAAGAACTACAAGTGAGTCAAGGAAGACAATTCCAATTGGCTAGTCTTCATTGTTACTTGGTATTATGAAACAGAACTACGACTGAGTCAAGGAGGACAATTCCAATTGCTTAGTCTTCACAGTTACTTGGTATTATAAAATAGAAGAACTACAAGTGAGTCAAGGAAGACAATTCCAATTGCCTAGTCTTGAGAGTTACTTGGTATTATGAAACAGAACTACAAGTGAGTCAAGTAAGACAATTCCAATTGGCTAGTCTTCACAGTTACTTGGTATTATAAAATAGAAGAACTACAAGTGAGTCAAGGAAGACAATTCCATTTGGCTACTCTTCATAGTTACTTGGTATTATAAAATAGAAGAACTACAAGTGAGTCAAGGAAGATAATTCCATTTGGCTACTCTTCATAGTTACTTGGTATTATAAAATAGAAGAACTACAAGTGAGTCAAGGAAGACAATTCCAATTGGCTAGTCTTCACAGTTACTTGGTATTATAAAATAGAAGAACTACAAGTGAGTCAAGGAAGACAATTCCAATTGGCTAGTCTTGACAGTTACTTGGTATTATAAAACAGAAGAACTACAAGTGAGTCAAGGAAGACAATTCCAATTGGCTAGTCTTGACAGTTAGTACTCACAATGAATGAGAACTGGACCATTAAGAATTAGGATATACTGTTTACTGAtacatgttatgtatatatattaggatATACTGTTTATTGAtacatgttatgtatatatattaggatatactgtttactgatacatgttatgtatatatattaggatATACTGTTTATTGAtacatgttatgtatatatattagggtATACTCTTTACTGAcacatgttatgtatatatattaggatATACTGTTTATTGAtacatgttatgtatatatattagggtATACTGTTTACTGGcacatgttatgtatatatattaggatatactgtttactgatacatgttatgtatatatattaggatATACTGTTTACTGAcacgttatgtatatatattaggatACACTGTTTATTGAtacatgttatgtatatatattaggatatactgtttactgatacatgttatgtatatatattaggatatactgtttactgatacatgttatgtatatatattaggatATACTGTTTACTGAcacatgttatgtatatatattaggatATACTGTTTACTGAcacgttatgtatatatattaggatATACTGTTTACTGAcacatgttatgtatatatattaggatACACTGTTTATTGAtacatgttatgtatatatattaggatatactgtttactgatacatgttatgtatatatattaggatACACTGTTTATTGATacaggttatgtatatatattaggatACACTGTTTACTGACACGTATATATATTAGGATATACTGTTTACtgacacatgtatatatattaggatATACTGTTTACTGATgcatgttgtgtatatatatagatatctagaaaattattttagtaatatgataaaagaacaaaatactcTAGAAAGTGATAATGTCGGTTAAATGATACACAACTCACACACTGAAACTATTATGAAGTTACATATTAAGTGTCccacaaaacaaaaatgtgtttatgtgtgtttctaataaaagttttaaactgcTGTATTTATGTAAGTTAACAGATAAACATGGATCTGGTTTGGCTACAAACATTCCAATGTACCTCTTGAACCACTGTATTCAATCAGGTAGTCGGCTTGTTCCCACAGATCCAAACACATGTGCAGATTGGTCAGGTGTACATTCTGTTTCTGCATGATGTTGTATATTCTTTGAGGGATTTCCACAGTTGGTTGATATTGGGTGCTGGAAAGATGACCAAGACCTGATGACAAACAACTGCTGTGACTGTTCTGTGACTGTAAGGTGCTACAACACACATTCAACTCACTACTACTATAACCACTACTGTGAGACCCCACACTACCTGCAGGTGAAGGTGTGGTTGAATGAGGAGAAGGAATACCATTCAGCCCTGGACTCCCGTGGCTTCTTGAATGGCATGGAGAAGGATATGAGAACAGCCCCAATGAAGATAAAGTATAATTACTGGGGTGTGGTGGTGATGGATGGGATAACACTCGGCAAGCAGGAGACTATaagaagattttaaaatattaaattaaaatgttggtAAGGCTATGAAACATTATCTTCATTCtgagaaaaattacattaaaaataacaaatattattaacagtaatacTGTAGTAAGAAGACGAACAGTTaagtatttttgtaatgttttcaaacACACCActtgaaaattacattaaaaaataacaagtattattGACACTAATATTGTAGTAAGAAGatgaacagttaaatatttttgtacatgtaATAGTTTCACCATCTTgtcttatttatagtttttattagatgGTGTTAAGACTAACTAGTGTGTTTCTTGATTAATCAAAGTGACATGCAGTAGTTTAACCATCTTgtcttatttatagtttttattagatgGTGTTAAAACTAACTAGTGTGTTTCTTGATTAATCAAAGTGACATGCAGTAGTTTCATCATCTTgtcttatttatagtttttattagatgGTGTTAAGACTAACTAGTGTGTTTCTTGATTAATCAAAGTGACATGCAGTATTTTAACCATCTTgtcttatttatagtttttattagatgGTGTTAAGACTAACTAGTGTGTCTCTTGATTAATCAAAGTGACATGCAGTAGTTTCACCATCTTGTcttatttatagtatttattagATGGTGTTAAGACTAACTAGTTTGTTTCTTGATTAATCAAAGTGAAATGCAGTAGTTTCaacatctgtttttattttcaatccTCACCTTCTGAAAATCATTTAGAGACTTGTGTAACACTCTAACTTCAGCTCTCCTGAGACGGTAAAGTTTTAGATAGAGCAAAGACTGGCATCTGAGGCTGAAAACCAGAAATAAGAGTaagaaattatttacttaaatattacaCACTGTTATTTTGGTTGTGTACACTGTTTTggattaaacaatgttttaagtaaattttaattttttttagtattttatttgtcAGCATTAAGTTcatggacttacaactctaaaatcaagggtttgaatCTCTTTGGTAAACAGAGCAAACATATTCTACTGCACTAAAGATTATGATCAGTTTCAGTATTTCTTTTATCTTGTTTGACATTAATATTACTCTTATGAACTGTTTTCAACAGTTGattctaattttaatttcagaacagtgttttaaagtattgtatagtatGTAATTAGAAGGTCACATCTATTCCCAcacttaaaattacatatttttgaaaCAGTTCTACAtgaacgttgttctgtactttaattaaaattctgATACCCATACCAGTAGTCTACAGAATACAAAATTTATCAATACCTTAACACTGCTAATCTTCTGTCAGTATTTTCACAACTTAAACTGTGttgatttttttgaaaattgGAAGAAATGTGcctaaaaaaatgaaatgaaagtaaaaatatctcacAATTATGTAATTTGCAATATATGAACAAATTTAGAATATATATTTCTAGTTGAAATATGTACAAAAGaattggaaaataacaaaatcacatcatgaaaataaatcattacaaaaatataaacacataattGTTAGTCATTctaactgataaatattttaattataatttttgaagACAGTTGATGAAACTTTACAAATAAGTTTGACAAACGTGTAATGACGAGAAGGCTGTAACTAGCATAcagaagaaattaaaattatttatcatattaaacatGCCAAGTAGTACATTTCATagtaaaaatatgtacatataatgttatagttatattttatattccttCACAATGAAGATGTACATataatgttatacttattataatttatattctttAACAGTAAAGATACACACATAatgtgataattatattttatattctttcacAGTGAAGATATacgtataatgttatagttattCTATATTATATTCTTTCACAGTGAAGATATacgtataatgttatagttattctatattatattttttcacaatgaagatatacatataatgttatagttattctgttttatatttcttcatatacatataatgttatagttattctattttatattctttcacagtgaagatatacatataatgttatagttattctattttatattctttcacagtgaagatatacatataatgttatagttattaCATATACTTAATAAAATCTAAACTATAAACTTATAACATACCTAATCAAACCAAAACTACAAACCTATCACACACCTAATTAAGCCTAATGTTTCTTTGTACATTGTGTAAACTTTGCGAGTATCTACACGATTGTGCTCCATTGCGTTTCCTGTAAGTGTAAAGTACAAAACAGCTTCTAGATATTGCATCGCTTGAACAGTCCTGTCTCcctaaaatagagaaaaataatctCAGTATTAACAAGTAGTTATACTAGCTAGTTTCTAAACATACTTATAgaaattgtaacaaaattaaacaattagtTTGGTATAACTTAAAACGTTGACAGAAACTGACTTTACACAGTAACTAGTCTGACAACACATGAAGCATTTCGGGCAacaaaatatagtaatttatcaCAAAATGTAATCAATGCCCAATACTACTGTATAAATACTAAAATGGGATAGAGAAATTTTCCCAGTGTATATACTTATCCATCCTTCTATATCATTTCTATAACAAACTCAATCTGTCACCTCTATGTATATCTGGGTATGAATGTTAAAGATTATcctattataaattactttagaaaTGTTAAGTTTAAAGTGTATGAGAAACgttttaatattcagtttttcttaatatcataaaaaaaagttgaaaatatttatatctggAATACTCATTCAAGTTAATATTCTACGAAGAATATTAATTTAAGAACTTTATAATCTTACTGTTTACCAAGTGAAGCCTTAAAACaaggaatataaaatgtaatgctCCTCACATTtctatgttaacatttattaaaaaagatTATAATACTTATGTAAAAATCATATCagtctaaaataataaataccatacaatgttaaaacagataaacaaataaaaaatttaatcaaGGTCAATAAAAaagctgactacatgtttcaATGTCAtcttcagtagtgagttgcaagATATAATCAGGTTTGCGATCACCATGTGAATATTTAACcctatatttttgtataaatatttgtctaGTCTTCATCTCTATTTAATAACACatgatactttatatatttaattacttccaatgattctttaatatttttagttactaTACTATTActgtaatattacagtattttcCCACAATATCAAATGTTGTGTTTCATGTGCATGTTCTACTAGTACcgaattttcaatttttttttaaaagacatAAAGATCTGGTGAATACTTATACAAATGTGTACACAGATCATatgatttatttaacaaaataaataagacaGGATTAGGCCTTTCAACCCACTCCTGAAGATCACATTACAACTTTGAAACACGTAAAGTCAAGATTTCAGCGGTCGTATACTGACCTTCATTAAAACGTCTTTAATTGTTGatctattttaacattatacacagaGATAACACTTTGACttacaaataaatgttgttttactAGTTGGTAGAACTTTGAAAACACTATTCCTCTTCAGCTATAAATCAATCTGAACTACACACACTTTAATACCAATGTAGTGTCTGTATTGAAATCAACTTTTAATaatctaaaaaatatattaccttACTGTGAAAACTGCAACTTgcaattaaaacaacaacttataattaataaataaaaaaatattatttgttgcaCTGCCTACAAGGTTAAATAACacattcagaaattatttttcacaattgATTCTATATTTCCTTACATTGttgttaaatacattatatatccATACTTCCTCTTATACAATGaattataataagtaaagaaagaatattaattatttactttcagtggttatttaaaaactttcacaTATGACCATTAGTACCACGAGTATAATGTTTTCACCATATTTGTAACAATCTTTAATCATTGTAATCTTTACTATCTCACCACAAAATCATACAGAAGAACTTAAAATCTTATAACTTAATACAGTGAGTAGTTATATAAGTGTGGATAATATGATAAAACAATTAGTAGATTTGTGATGAAACTTTAGTCAccataattaaacattaaaaaactaaaacagctCTGAATTCATCTAACAATTACTAATGAAAACTCTAGTATTGATAAACTGATTATAACTCTAGTACTGATAAACTGATTATAactttagtattttgtaattGATTATAACTGTCATATTTAGTAACTGATTATAACTCTAGTACTGATTAACTTATAAAACTTTAGTAATGATTAACTGATTATAACTCCAGTACTCATAAACTGATTATAACTTTAGTATTTATTAACTGGTTATAATTCTAGTACTGATTAACTTATAAAACTCTATTACAGATTAACTTATAAAACTCTAGTACTGATTAACTTATAAAACTCTATTACAGATTAACTTATAAAACTCTAGTACTGATTATAATTCTAGTACAGAATAACTTATAAAACTCTATTACAGATTAACTTATAAAACTCTAGTACTGATTATAATTCTAGTACATATTAACTTATAAAACTCTAGTACTGATTATAACTCTAGTACAGATTAACTTATAAAACTCTAATACTGATTATAACTCTAGTATAGATTAACTTATAAAACTCTAATACTGATTATAACTCTAGTATAGATTAACTTATAAAACTCTATTACAGATTAACTTATACAACTCTATTACAGATTAACTTATAAAACTCTAGTACAGATTAACTTATAAAACTCTATTACAGATTAACTTATACAACTCTATTACAGATTAACTTATACAACTCTAGTACTGATTATAATTCTAGTACAGATTAACTTATAAAACTCTATTACAGATTAACTTATAAAACTCTAGTACAGATTAACTTATAAAACTCTAGTATAGATTAACTTATAAAACTCTATTACAGATTAACTTATAAAACTCTAGTACAGTTTAACTTATAAAACTCTATAACAGATTAACTGATAAAACTCTAGTATAGATTAACTTATAAAACTCTATTACAGATTAACTGATAAAACTCTATTACAGATTTACTTATAAAACTCTAGTATAGATTAACTTATAAAACTCTATTACAGATTAACTTATAAAACTCTAGTATAGATTAACTTATAAAACTCTATTACAGATTAACTTATAAAACTCTAGTACAGATTAACTTATAAAACTCTATTACAGATTAACTTATAAAACTCTATTACAGATTAACTGATAAAACTCTATTACAGATTAACTTATAAAACTCTATTACAGATTAACTTATAAAACTCTAGTACAGATTATAACTCTAGTACTTATTAacttattacactatgtaacaaaatttttattttcttgttcctgagcacatagtgttatttcccaattgcttatgcctgaagtaaatggaaaagacctatttttctcttcaaactttgcttttctgacctcggtaatgaaattttcaaatttacccattttccagaacatttcaggtagattcagtgctgagttgctgatagagaattttctcgaacttacaagaacctttcaaaattttctagacttttcatagtaatatacactgctggtcaaatgaacataaagaaaaaatatgcatttttgtgttgttatactcaaccacttatttgagtagagcttcaagatatgaaaataagaaaagggaaactaaaaataataaaacgtgtttagcatttaatagggaaaatgtgaacactatgaaattagcctaaatactagattgtcacaagtttaagaccatactgaaacgatgcgttaatcggtaaacatgaaacgaaatttagtcatctgtgttcaagcattagcgttgtcaacatctcccactgacttctcctgtgttacattgggtaaatacatggcaaaggctaaaaagttgacagagtttgaatgtggcagaattgtcgagctgcaaaagaaagatctctctcaacgtgtcatcgctggtgagattgggcgtagtaaaactgctgttgcaaacttctgaaaagaccctgagagatacagaacgagaatttcaagtaatcagcccaagaaaatttcaccggctTTGAGCATTAGAattcaacgggttgtccggcaagacgcCAGCCGATctttgaaccagattaaggcctttacagactcagaatgcagctcaagaacaataagaaagcatctacgagagaaaggctttaaaaaccgtaaacgtcttcaaaggtcaccCCTTCTTctacaccatgaaacagctcggttaaactttgctgagaagcagtAGTAAACATGGGAAGTAGAAAAGtagacaaaggttttgttctctgatgggAAAAAATTTgacctggatgatccagatggcttccaacattactggcatggtaaggatatcccaccggagacattttctatacgacacaatggaggaggttccatcatgatctggggtgctttctccttccatggaacagtgGAGCTTCAGGGGCATCAAAGAGAAGCTGGCTACATTGAGAtgctggagagagcatccttattgactgaaggccctcgcttgtgtgaaaatgactaaatctttcagcaggacaacactgcaatccacaaagcccacaggacaaaggactttctCATtctcttttggaccatccagcatgttcgcccgaactgaaccccattgaaaacgtttgggggtggatggcaagggaagtctatagaaatggacatcaattccagatagtgcatgatctttgtgaagccatcttcaccacttggaataatattccagccagccttctgcagaTGCTTATATAgaccataccaaagcgaatgttttaagttattcacaatgatggccatgcaactcattactgagacctcttgttgggcatttactaccctgtttaggacttctttttggtatggtcttaaacttttgaccagctattatttaggctaatttcatagtgtttacatttttcctattaaatgccaagaaagttttttatttttatttacccttttcttattttcatctttcgaagctctactcaaatatgtggttgagtctaacaatgcagaatgaatattttttctttatgttcattggccttaagattttggccagcagtgtatatacacgAGCTCACCACTTACCACTTCAGTTTGTTCTAGCTGCCAAGTGAACACAttgacctatctgattttatcagagatggtatcaagaagctgcaagcattctcaaGACCCATTCTACTATGTATGTGGCTAatgtatcaagacaagagcaaaaaaatactctgtgacagcatctgttaaaatgtgtgaagcctacaagacatatttcagcatgcctgtcagggatcaatacaaaccctgagcacctcattttacctggaAACattgcaaaaaaactctagaaggtaagacggacaatttttgtttgcttgaatagcaagattttatattatacaaagtttagacttttgaaatttaaatatcttttggtgcacctcaaagaagaatacaacagcatcaagaccttggtagaagccttgaagtatg
Proteins encoded in this window:
- the LOC143254478 gene encoding AF4/FMR2 family member lilli-like, with the protein product MSQFQVRRHYSSEIYLNEAKELKHQADREGDRTVQAMQYLEAVLYFTLTGNAMEHNRVDTRKVYTMYKETLGLIRHISSNFQKNQHSLSCENTDRRLAVLSLRCQSLLYLKLYRLRRAEVRVLHKSLNDFQKSPACRVLSHPSPPHPSNYTLSSLGLFSYPSPCHSRSHGSPGLNGIPSPHSTTPSPAGSVGSHSSGYSSSELNVCCSTLQSQNSHSSCLSSGLGHLSSTQYQPTVEIPQRIYNIMQKQNVHLTNLHMCLDLWEQADYLIEYSGSRDFFCALDKSCGHLTLHSSFSDLIHYVRAALYRLKEGT